The segment CCCGCGCCGAGCACATCATCTCACGGGCGAATATCAGCGACTGTGCCTTGAAAGTGCTGTACCGCCTGAAAAACGCCGGGTTTGAAGCGTATCTGGTGGGCGGCGGTGTGCGTGACATGTTGCTGGGACGCGAGCCCAAGGATTTCGACGTGGCCACCGATGCCCGTCCGGAAGAGGTGAAAAAACTGTTTCGCAACTGCGTCCTGATCGGCCGGCGCTTCCGCCTGGCCCATGTGCGTTTCGGGCCGGAGACCATTGAGGTGGCCACCTTTCGCGCCCAGGCCGATGATGACGAGGGCAATGGCAGCGAAGACGCCCTGGTGACGGAAAGCGGTCGCATATTGCGCGACAATGTTTACGGTACGCTGGAAGCCGATGCCTGGCGGCGGGATTTCACCGTCAACGCCCTGTACTACAATATCCGCGATTTCTCGGTGGTGGATTACACCGGCGGCATGGAAGATTTGCGCAGCGGTGCCCTGCGTCTCATCGGCGACCCGGAGCGGCGTTACCGCGAAGATCCCGTGCGCATGCTGCGCGCCGTGCGTTTCGCTGCCAAGCTGGGGTTCCAGATCCAGGGAGAGAGCGAGACCGCGATCTTCAGGCTGGGGCACTTGCTGGCGGACATTCCCCCGGCGCGCCTGTTCGATGAAGTGCTGAAGCTGTTTTTGGGCGGCATGGCCCTGCAGACCTTCGAGCTGTTGCGCCACTATGGCTTGTTCCAGTATTTGTTTCCTGCCACCGAGGCTTGTCTGGAAGAAGAAGATGAAGGTTTCCCCCGCACCCTGGTGACCCGGGCCCTGGCCAACACCGATGAGCGCATCGCCCAGGGCAAGCCCGTCACACCGGCTTTTCTCTATGCCGCCCTGTTGTGGGAACCGCTCAGGCGTGCGATGGCAGGCTATATTGAGGAGGGGGCGAGTGAACTCCAGGCGGCGGAGATCGCGGCGCGGGACGTGCTGGACGAACAGCTTTCCCATACCGCCCTGCCGAAGCGCTTTTCCGTGCCCATGCGGGAAATCTGGGCGCTGCAGCTGCGCCTGATACGCAGCAAAGGCAGGCGCCGGGCCCTGACACTGCTGGAGCACCCCCGTTTCCGGGCCGCCTACGATTTTGTTCTGCTGCGCGCCGAGGCCGGGGAAGAGTTGGCGGAGACAGGCCGGTGGTGGACGGTGTTTCAGGCCGTGGAGGGTGAGGCCCGGCAGGCGATGCTGGACAAAAAAGGCGCCGGCGCCGGCAAGAGTCGCCGGCGCCGGCGCCGGCGCGCCAAGAGCGCGCAACAGCTCCCGGCGGCGCCACCGGACAATCCCTGATGGCGGATTCGAGGAGCGGGCTCATGCCGTCTCAGTCTCATCTGACCCGTGCTTACGTCGGGCTGGGCAGCAATCTCGACAATCCCCCCGCCCGGGTGCGCAGCGCCCTGGGTGCGCTGGACGCCATTCCCGGCACCTGCTGTGTGGCCCAGTCTTCGCTGTATCGCAGTACGCCTCTGGGGCCGCCCGGTCAGCCGGACTATGTCAACGCCGTGGCGGCCCTGGACACCCATTTGTCCGCGGCGACCCTGCTTGCCGAA is part of the Gammaproteobacteria bacterium genome and harbors:
- the pcnB gene encoding polynucleotide adenylyltransferase PcnB — translated: MDVIEDSKSSTPRVIPRAEHIISRANISDCALKVLYRLKNAGFEAYLVGGGVRDMLLGREPKDFDVATDARPEEVKKLFRNCVLIGRRFRLAHVRFGPETIEVATFRAQADDDEGNGSEDALVTESGRILRDNVYGTLEADAWRRDFTVNALYYNIRDFSVVDYTGGMEDLRSGALRLIGDPERRYREDPVRMLRAVRFAAKLGFQIQGESETAIFRLGHLLADIPPARLFDEVLKLFLGGMALQTFELLRHYGLFQYLFPATEACLEEEDEGFPRTLVTRALANTDERIAQGKPVTPAFLYAALLWEPLRRAMAGYIEEGASELQAAEIAARDVLDEQLSHTALPKRFSVPMREIWALQLRLIRSKGRRRALTLLEHPRFRAAYDFVLLRAEAGEELAETGRWWTVFQAVEGEARQAMLDKKGAGAGKSRRRRRRRAKSAQQLPAAPPDNP